AAACCTCAAACCCGAAGAAGCAGACAATTTTAACGTGGGCCTGTCTCTTGATTTGCAAGAAATCCCGTTGTTTGCGCGATTCCGATTTGACGGAGACGTATTCTATTCCTATTACAAGAACCGCATCCATTATATGGGAACTTCACAAATGTCGGTGCCGTACTTTAACATGGACCCGATTCGCGGCTGGGGCTACGAAGGCGACGTAAAACTCGATGTGAATGAATGGGTGCTGCTCGGGACGAACTGGACTTTCCAGGATTTGCGCAATATCGATTATAATGCAAAGCAGGGAATTCTAGAAGATGCAATCATCCCGAACATTCCTCGGTTCTTTATGAATTATATGGCCGAATTCCACATGGGTGATATACTCAACAAGAACGATTTTGTCAAGTTCTGGTGGGCTGCAAATTACACCGATGAATACTATTACGGCTGGAAAGTCAGTTCCCGCCAAAGCAGAAAAATCGATGCATCGTTCACGCAGGATTTAGGTATTGAATATTCCGTGTGGGAAAACAAACTCGCTTGGAGCTTTGAAGTCGATAACTTTATGGACGAAACCGTTTACGATAAGTATGGAGAATCTAAACCGGGACGCACTTTCGCGACTAAGATTAGATACAGTTTTAGGTAGTTCATTCTAACTAAGTTGTATCACTACTAACTAAGTTGCAAGTTGTCAACTAAATTTCAAATTTGCAACATTGTTAGTCGCTTGGAAAGCTTATGGGACTAAGGCTCTAAGTCTGTTTATTAGTTTGTATGTAAGTTGTTTTTTGTGAGAAAAAGAGATAGATTTATAGTGACAAACAATCAACAAAAGGAGTAAACTATGTCCGTATGGAAAAATGAAAAGTTCTGGTTGGTGATGGCTGGTGCTGTAGGCTCCGCTATTGCAAAGAAAATCCTCAAGGCTCCCAAAACTCGCGAATATGCCGTCAAGGGACTTGCTCAGGGCATGAAGTTCACTGCCGACGCTAAGGCCACCTTCCAAGACATGAAGGACGAAGCTGCCGACATCTGCAACGACGCAAAGAAAGAAGCAGAAGCGAAGTAATCCATGAAATTCAAGATTGTTTACGATCAGCCGGGGCGAATCCGCTTTCGGGCGGGGGCCTACGCATTTGAAAAAATGCATGAACCGCGCATCCACATGGCATGCGTGAGTGAACCTTATGTCCAGAAAGCGGTAGTCCATTCGGAAAACGGCGGTATTCTGCTGGAATACGAAGATGGCTATCGTGAACAGGTGATTGATTTCGTTCGAAATCTGAACATTGCAAATCTTCCGGAAATTGAACCCGATACCGAATATCAGCTGCAGGCTATTGATACTGATTTCAAGAATAAGCTCGCGTTCATGATTGCGCGGCGTTACTTGGCCAAGTTGTTTATTCCGGCTCCTATCCGCACGGTGCACCTGATTTACAGGGGCCTCAAGTTTGTGGCTAAGGGCTTGAATTGCCTTGGTGAAGGAAAGCTTTCTGTCGAGGTGTTAGATGGAGCCGCTATCGGAGCGAGCATCCTGCAGCGCAATTACGAATCGGCGGGAACCATTATGTTCTTGCTGAACGTAAGTAGCCTCTTGGAAGATTATACTAAGGCATGTACCCGCACAGCCCTTACTGCAAGCCTTGCCGTGAAGGTGGACAAGGTGTGGGTCGTTCGCGATGGCGTCGATGTTCAGGTGCGCATGCAGGATGTTCAGGTGGGCGACCTTGTGCGTGTGCGTTCCGGCAGCATGATTCCGGTGGATGGAACCGTTACCGAAGGCGACGCCTTTGTGAACGAAGCGACTATGACGGGCGAATCGCAGGCGGTTCATAAGACGGTCGGTAAGTCCGTTTTTGCGGGCACCATCGTAGATGAGGGCTCGATTGTCGTGTCGGTGCGTGCCGTGAGTGGCAATACTAAGATTCAGAAGATTATTGAGCTTATCGATCGCTCCGAAGACCTGAAGGCCTCTATCCAGAGCCGCGCCGAACGCCTTGCCGATGGAATTGTACCGTTCAGCTTTATCGGATTCGGGCTCACGCTCCTGTTTACGCGCAACATCACCAAGGCCGTCTCGATTCTGATGGTGGACTATTCTTGCGCCATCAAGCTTTCAACGCCAATTTCGGTGATTTCGGCACTGCGCGAGGCGGCCGACCGCAACATGACCTTGAAGGGCGGCAAGTACTTGGAAGAATTCGCGCTTGCAGGCACCATCGTTTTCGACAAGACGGGAACGCTCACCAAGGCGGAACCGAAACTCGAACGCGTGATTCCGTTCGGAAACCGCAGCGAAGAAGAAATTCTGCGCATTGCGGCCTGCATTGAGGAGCATTTCCCGCATAGCATGGCGCGCGCCATTGTGCGCGGGGCTGCCGAAAGGGGAATCGACCACGAAGAAGAACACGCTGACGTGAAGTACATTGTGGCACATGGAATTGCGACGACTCTCGACGGCGAACGCGCTATTATCGGTAGCAAGCATTTCGTAGTGGAAGACGAGAAAATTGCAGTGGGCGAGGCGGAACAGAAAAAGATTGATGAACTCGCCGGAGCCGCATCCGTGATTTACCTGGCCATTGGCGGGAACCTTGCGGGCGTGCTTTGCATTAGCGACCCTCCGCGTGACGAAGCCGCCGAAGCTATCCGCATGCTCCGTGAACGCGGAATCAAGCATGTGGCGATGATTACCGGCGATAGCCAGAAAGCTGCTGAACGTACAGCTCAACTTTTGGGCATTGACACCTTCTTTGCGCAGGTGCTGCCCGAAGACAAGCACCGCTATGTGGAAAAGATGAAGGCCGAAGGCCGCCGCGTGATTATGGTGGGCGACGGAATCAACGATGCGCCCGCCCTTGCCGCCGCGAATGTGTCGGTTGCTATGAGTGACGCCAGCGATATTGCCCGCGAAACGGCAGATGTGACGCTCCGCAGTGAAGATTTGCGCGATCTCGCCGAACTCCGTACGTTGAGTACGCTGCTTATGGAACGTATCCAGGCGAATTACCGCTTTATTGTGGCCTTCAACACGTCGTTACTGGCGGCAGGCTTCTTCGGTTTCTTGGCGCCCTCGACCTCGGCCTTGTTGCACAACCTCTCGACCATGGGAATCTGTGCCAAGAGTATGACCCCGCTAAAACCGGTGTAGGACCACAAAAAATCGGCGAAAATCGCCTAAATTAACGAAAAATGCCCCCGCTCAGAGCTACTTGAGCGGGGGCACCTTTATTCCCAAAGAGACACAAAAGAGGGAATTGGATTTTTTTGATTCAACCTAGCAAGCCCGAATCTGAATGCTATGGCAACAACCAGAGTTAGACTTGGCTAATTAAAAGTTAGATAAATCTAACTACAAAAACAAGGGCAAAATCGCGAAATAAATGTAAATTTTTTCTTATAATATTAGTTTTGTCTAAACAAATACGCTTTCGGTAATAATTTTAGCCTTGCCTAATTAGATTTATTAAACTATATTAGCCGCGTCTAAATAAGGCTGGTTAAAATGGACCATACAAAACTGACTCAAAGCTTAGAAGACTACTTGGAAATGGTGCACATGTTGCGCCTGGCGAACGGGCTTGCCCGTGTCAAGGATATTGCGGCGGCTCTCGGCGTGAAAATGCCGTCGGTTGCAAAGGCCATGGTGGAACTCAAGAAGATGGGCCTTGTGAGGCAGGAACCCTATAGCGGCGTGGAACTCACCGAAGAGGGCGAACGCGTTGCCGCAATGATTCTGAACCGTCATATTCTTCTGAAGGGATTCCTTATTAAGTTGGGCGTGTCCGAGGCGATTGCCGACAAGGATGCTTGCAGCATGGAACATATCCTTTCGGCGGAGACTCTTGGAAAGATTGAAGATTTTGTGAAGCCGACGGACGCGATTTCGTCGGCTAAAAAATTAAAACCCGCCGCGAAAAACGGCAAAAAAGCAGGTGAAAAGTAACATGAGCTGTAATTGTGGTTGCGGCGGAAAGTCGCAAACGAAAAAGTGGAGTACCGAGCCCAAGTTCTCGGAACTCAAAAAGGGCGACAAGGTGGAAATCGTCGGCTATAACGAAGGCGATTCTCGCTACAAGTCCAAGCTTCTTTCGATGGGGCTTGTGCGTGGCGTCCAGATCGAAGTCTTGCAAGCTGCCCCGCTCGGCGATCCGATCGAAGTGGCCGTGCTTTCTTATAGACTCTCGCTCCGTAAAGAAGAAGCGAACGTGCTCAAGCTGAGGAGGGTATAATGGCTGCTAGAAAACTTTTGACGATTGCTATTGCCGGTAACCCGAACTGCGGTAAGACGGCTCTCTTTAACGCCCTTACGGGTGCCCGTCAGCATGTGGGTAACTGGCCCGGCGTGACGGTCGAAAAGAAAGAAGGTTACTTTGAACTGGGCGACCGCCAGATTCGCCTGGTGGACCTTCCGGGTACTTACGCTCTGTTCGCAAATGCCGAAGACGAACGCGCTGCTGTCGATTACTTGCTTAGCCGCGAAGCAAGCTTGATCATCAACATCGTCGATGCCACGAACCTGGAACGTAACCTGTTCCTCACGAGTCAGCTTGCCGATATGCATATCCCGATGGTGATTGCCGTCAATATGATGGATATCGCCGAAAATCGTGGAATTCAGCTGGATCTCGATGAACTTTCTGACGTTTACGGCGTGCCGTGCATTCCGCTTTCCGCTGTGAGCGAAAAGAGCGTCACTAACTTTATCAGCCATATGGGCCATGTGCTGGCATCTCCGATGCCGCTCCCGAAACAGATGGTTTATGGTGACAAGATTGAAGAAACCGTTAAGGTCTTGGAACCGAAGGTGGCTCCGGTCGCAAAGCTCTTGGATGCGGACGCTCGTTGGGTTTCGCTCATGTATTTGGGCAACCAGAATAGTTATGCCGACAAGTTTGCCGAAGCTGGCGTAAAGATTAACAAGGCCGACGTTACAAAGATTCTTGGCGAAGAACCGGAATTTGCGATGGCCGAAAACCGCTATTCCATTTCGCACAGTGTGGCAGGCAAGGCAATTGTCGCTGCACGCGAGAAGAAGACCTTCTCGGATAAGCTTGATGCTGTGCTTTTGAACCGCTGGGCAGCTCTCCCGATTTTCTTGGTCATCATGTATCTGGTGTTCTGGATTGCAGTGACGATCGGTTCTGCGTTCATTGATTTCTTTGATGTACTGTTTGGTGCAATCTTTGTGGACGGCCTCGGCTACGTGCTCACGGACGTCTTCCATGCGCCGGGCTTTGTGTCCGCTATTCTCGCCGACGGTATCGGTGCCGGTATCCAGACGGTTTCGACCTTTATCCCGGTGATTTTCTTCATGTTCCTGTGCCTTTCCTTCTTGGAAGACTCGGGTTACATGGCCCGCGCGGCTTTCGTTGCAGACCGCTTCATGAGATTCCTTGGACTCCCGGGTCGCGCCTTCGTGCCGATGATGGTGGGTTTTGGTTGCGGTGTGCCGGGCATTATGGGCTCTCGCGTGTTGGAATCTAAGCGTGAACGTTTCCTCACCATTTTCTTGGTGCCGTTCATGAGCTGCGGCGCTCGCCTTCCGGTGTATGCGCTGTTTGCTGCAGCATTCTTTGGCAAGATGGCGGGCACGGTCGTGTTCCTGCTTTACCTCGCCGGCGTGCTGTTCGCCGTTGCCTACGGCCTCTTCTTGAAGAAGTCCCTGTTCCAGGGCCAGGCCAGCAACTTTGTGATGGAACTTCCGCCGTATCATTTGCCCAAGTTCAAGTCCCTGATGATTCACTGCTGGCAGCGCCTGCGCGACTACATCTGGCGCGCCGGTAAGGTGATTACGCTTGCCGTTGCAATACTTGGCTTCCTCAACAGCTTCGGCATTGTGGAGAAGGCTGTTGATGAAAATGCTCCGACCAATGAACCGGCAGGTTTTGAATTTACGGCTGGTAATGGTGATTCCGAAAATAGCTTGCTCTCTGTAATCGGTAAGGCCATTACGCCGGTGTTCGAACCGTTCGGAGTCGAAAAGGAAAACTGGCCGGCATCTGTGTCCCTGTTTACGGGCCTCTTGGCCAAGGAAGCTGTTATCGGTACCATGAACTCGCTGTATTCCATGGCGGGTGAAAATGCCGAAGCTCCTGCTGAAGAGCCGAAGGCTGAAGAACCTGCTGCAGAAGAAAAACCGCTTATCGCCGGTGTAGACGAATGCCCTGTCGAAGAAGAGGAAGAAGGTGGCGCTCCCGATATCAAGGGTGCCGTGCTCGAAGCTCTCGGCTCGATTCCGGCAAATCTCTCTGAAGTCATCGGCTCGCTTACCGACATTCTCGGAACCGCCGGTGAATTGGAAGGCCAGGAAGCTGCCGAACTCAAGAAAGAAACTCTCGACAAGATTACTGATGCCAAGGTGCTGACCTGCGAAGAATTCGCTGCCATCGCTACCTTCGGCGAAGAAGAAGAGGATGAAAAGACCCGCGAAGCCGTGTTCGAAAAGCTCGCTGCTGCTGGCATCACGCTCGACGAAGACGAAATGGGCGCTCTCGAAGAAGGCGACCTTTCCGAAACCGCCGACATCTACGCTAACCTCCGCTCTTACTTCCACAACCCGGATAAGAACGGTAACCCGGTGGATGGCTTTAACTGGCAGGTGTTCGCATTCCTCATCTTTATCTTGCTCTATGTGCCTTGCCTTGCTGCAATGGGTGTCGTAGCCCGTGAAATCGGCCTCGGCCTTGCTATCCTCATGGCTACGGTTCAGACGATTCTTGCTTGGGCTGTGGCGGTTCTCCTCTATCAGGTGCCGGTTGGAGGCGATACCAAGTGGATCGTCGCTGCCATCGTGGCGCTGGTGGGTACGGGAATCTTCCTCAAGCTCTTCGGCATGAAAGCCAACAAGGAAAAGAGATTCGAAGACTAATCTTTTAGAATCAAGAACTATTAAGGGCTGGTAGGCCCAAAACCTGCCGGCCCTTAATTAAAAAACTTGAATTAGATTAGTCTAATTTTTGAAACTAAACTAAAACATCTTGGCACGCATTTTGCAACAATAGCACACAGAAGGCGATAGCCAAGCGTTTTTGTTGCACTATTTGTAAAAAACCTGACGGAGTGTTACAAAAACAGAAAATCAATCCGTCAAGGGAGAGAAAAATGAAGAACCGTTTGACGTCTAATCTTGTGTTCGGCCTTGCAGCCGCTTCCTTCTTCGCCGTATCGGCTTTTGCTCAGGAAGCTGCCCCCGCTGCTGCCGAAGCACCCGCTGCAGCCCCTGCTGCTGAAGCTCCTGCCGCAGCCCCCGCTGAACAGGCTGCTCCTGCCCCTGCACAGGAAGCCCCTGCCGCCGCTCCGGCACAGGAAACTCCTGTCGCTGCCGCTCCTGCCGAAGAAAAAACCGCTGAATCCGCTCCTGCCGAAAACACTAACCCGGGCGAAGTCGCTGACGCCGCCGGTAACGCTCTCGGCATGCTCAAGGCTAGCATGAACGAAGGCACTTCGGAAGCCCAGATGGAAGTCAAGTACAATGGCGAAGTGGAATTTGATGCTTACACAGGCAATGTCTGGGCGGAAGATGACCTGAACCACAGCTATGCTTCTACCTTCGACCTGAATTTTGAAGTCAAGTTCAACGAAAAGTGGTCTGCGTTCGTGGGCCTCGAAGCCGATGGCGAAACCACTGATCCGGGTGCCATTTACAATGGTGCTTACGTTCAGTACCAGCCGGCTGATTTCTTCGCCGTCAAGCTGGGTGATCTGACCTTCTCGGAAGGTGCATTCGTTGCCTACTATGACTACGACGATCCTGCCGACAATGCTGCTGGTATGAAGGAACACGATATCCGCGGTTTTGAAATCGACTTGGCAGGCTTTATTCTCGGCTTTGGCTTTGGCCGTGGCGATAACGACTGGGCCGATGAAGAAGGTGCCAAGGTTTATGATGTCCACGCCGCTTACGAATTCGACTACGCCGGTCAGCACTTGCGTCCGTATGTGGACTATAAGAGCTTCCAGACCGCTCAGCATAACGAACTCCATGCCGGTGTCGAAGCGGGCCTCTCTCTCGGTGGTTTCGGCTTCAGGGCTGTGTATGGCTTCCATGCTGACTACCTGATGGACGATGGCGATGTCGTGGAAGATCAGGACTGGACTTCTACTGCCCACGCCTTCTTGGTTGAACCGACTTTCGAAGTGGGTATGTTTGATATCAAGACGACTGCCTTCTACGCCCTCATCAACAGAGGTGATGCTGCCGAGGATGCTAGCGACCTTGATAACGGCGAAATCCCGGAATACTTCTTCCTGTACGCCGAACCGGCCTTCAAGTTTGCTGAATTCATCAAGGTTGGCATTCCTGTAGAATACCACACGCACACTTTGGATGATGATGACGATACCGCTGCTACGTTCGATGTCGGTGCCCGCGTCTACATCACTCCGGTCGAAAACCTGGAAATCACGGCCTTCGGCATGGTGGATGTTGCCGTGCAGGATAACGAAGACGACAATGCTCTGCGTTTCGGCCTTGAAACGGTGTACAGCTTCTAATTACCTCGCATAATGCGCAAAAAGGGGACTGTGGCGTTTTGCCGCGGTCCTTTTTTTCTGTGAAGGGGAATGGCTGGCTTATTTTCCCTTCATACTTGCCTGAATTTTGGCAATAACCTCCTCCGGTGTCACAAAATTCAAAACGCTAAAAGCCGTCATTTCATTACCCATGTCCTTGAACGAGGCACCAAAATGATAAACGGTATCATCTATTAGCAGGAATCGGTCATGGATGGTGCGCATAGTTTTTAGTTCCAAGCCGGGATATTGCCTGTTGTGCATGTCCTTGGCTGCCTTAAATTCAGGTGTGATATGTGCGGAATATATGATTGCCTTAACATCTTTCGCACGCATCGCGGCAAATTTCAAAACCTCGATATTTGCATACGGATCGATAAACACCACGGACTGTTTCGCAGATTTCACTAAATCCGCAATCAGTACAAGCCCGTCAAACCGAGTCCCTGTTGCAAGAATGCCTCCTGTGGGTGTTTGGGCGGCTTTGACAAAGAAATCAATATGTTTTTCAACGGTCGAAAGACGATTGTCCACATTTTCGAGTTTCGTCCCCTGTTTTTCAATTAATTGCCGTTGTTCCTGAAACTGATTGGCGATCTGCATTCCAGTCGCAACCATTCGTTGATTTACGGCATAACCCTTGAGCATGTAGTCCTTCAGGACTTTATTTGCCCACTGACGAAAACGTGTCCCAGCGATGGACTTGACCCGATATCCCACGGATATAATAACATCAAGGTTGTAAAGGATTGTGTTGTAAGTTTGATCGGCATCAACACCCATATGTGCAAAATTTGCACATGTGATATCCTTTGACAATTCTCCTTCCTTATAGATATTTTTGATATGCCTTCCGATAACGGTTCTGTCTTTTTGAAACAAATCTGCCATCTGGACCTGCGATAGCCATACTGATTCCCGTTCCATACGCACCTCCAGCCGGACTTCACCTTCCGGCTGATAGAGTACGATTTCACCTTTTTCTTCGGTTTCTTTCATTTTTTACCTCTAGTTAAACAAAAAAAAGCCGGCCTTTGGATATACTAAAATCCCAACAATTGTTGGGGATATACCAAAAGGCCGACTTATTCGTCAGTCATGGCTTGCAGACGGAATTCCGCTGCCAGTGCCTGTCAGGGGATAATATACAAAAATTTTTAGATAAAAGGGGAATTACTTCCCCTCGCTACAGCCCCGGCCCCTCCCTGGTGTCATGCCCGACTTGGTCGGGCATCTCCTATTAAACCCGCCTTAGTCGGGTCTTCTGCTACCCCTTCTGCGGGCCCTCAGACGCCGGCCCGCAACGCCCCGGCTTGACCGGGGATCTCCTTTCCATGCGTCATTCCGGGCTTGACCCGGAATCTAGCTCAACTTTTTTACTACTATTTCCCCATGACATAGCCCCATTCCTCACGGTTTGGGGCGACCGGAAATTTTGAGATTCGTCTCTTATTCTCGCTCTGAAACTACCACTTTCTAATGACTCGAGAGTAAGACGAACGCTCACGTCCCATCTGGGGCGTGGGTCGTTTGTGCTTATTGAGTCAAGGGTGTGGTAGCCCGCAGAGCGATAGGCACGCTAAGCGACTCCACGCCTTTTTTTTGTAGAAAAAGAGCTTCGGTTCGCTGAAGGCTTCCGAATAGGGGTGATTCTCGCCCTATAAGGAATAGCGATGAACAAGCAACAGCTGGCGGCGAAGATTTGGGAATCTGCGAACAAGATGCGTTCAAAGATTGAAGCGAACGAATACAAGGATTACATCCTTGGTTTCATCTTCTACAAGTTCCTTTCGGATAAAGAGGTCAAGTATCTTAAGGGTCTTGGTTACACCGACGCTGACTTGGATACTGTTACCGAAGATGACGAAGAAATCGTCAAGAATGTCCAGCAGAACATCGGCTATTTCATCTCGTACGAGAACCTGTTTTCGACTTGGCTCAAGTTGAAAAGTGACTTCAACGTGTCGAACGTTCGCGATGCGCTTTCTGCTTTCAGCCGCCTTATCAATCCCTCGCACAAAAAAGTCTTTGACAAGGTGTTCGATACCTTGCAGACGGGGCTTTCCAAGCTGGGCGATACTTCCAACACGCAGACAAAGTCTATCAGCGACTTGCTCCATCTTATCAAGGATATTCCGATGGATGGCAAGCAGGACTACGATGTGTTGGGCTTTATCTATGAATACCTGATTTCGAATTTTGCGGCAAATGCGGGCAAGAAGGCGGGCGAATTTTACACGCCGCACGAGGTCTCGCTTTTGATGTCGGAAGTTGTTGCCGATCACCTGAAATCCCGGAAAGAGATAAAAATATATGACCCCACATCGGGTTCCGGTTCCTTGCTAATCAATATTGGCCAGGCAGTCGCGAAGCACATGGGCAAGAGCGACAAAATCAAGTATTACGCACAAGAGCTTAAGGAAAATACGTATAACCTTACTCGAATGAATTTGGTGATGCGTGGAATTCTGCCCGACAACATCGTGACTCGAAACGGTGATACGCTCGAAGAGGACTGGCCCTATTTTGACGAGAACGATCCGAAGGGTTCTTACGAACCGCTTTATGTCGATGCTGTCGTATCGAATCCGCCTTATTCGCAGAATTGGAACCCCGCTGATAAAGATGCCGACCCTAGATACGCCCGCTTTGGACTCGCTCCCAAGAGCAAGGCGGATTACGCCTTCTTGCTGCATGACTTGTTCCATATCAAGAGTGACGGAATCATGACGATTGTGCTTCCGCATGGCGTTCTTTTCCGCGGTGGTGAAGAGGGCGAAATTAGAAAGAACCTGATTGAAAGTAACCATGTCGATGCGATTATCGGGCTCCCCGCAAACATCTTCTTTGGAACGGGCATTCCCACGATTATCATGGTCCTGAAACAAAAGCGGGAACGCACGGATGTCTTGATTGTTGACGCGTCTAAAGGCTTCGAAAAGGTTGGCAAGAACAACAAGTTACGGGCTTCCGATATCAAGAAGATTGTGGATTCCGTGACAAAGCGTCTGGATGTCCCCAAGTTTTCAAGAGTGGTATCGCGTGACGAAATCCGCGAGAACGACTACAACTTGAATATCCCGCGCTATGTGGATTCGTCTGAAAAGACGGAAAGCTGGGATATTTACGCATCGATGTTCGGTGGCATTCCCGATAAAGAAATTGCCGACCTTGCGGAATACTGGGATGCGTTCCCGAATTTGAAGAGCGAAATTTTAGCGCCAATCAATAGCGGTTATTGGAAAATCAAGGCGACCGATGTCAAGTCTGCTGTAAAGAATTCTGCTGACGTGCTGGCATTTACCAAAAAGTATGCAACCGCTTTCAAGGGCTTTGACAAGTACCTGAATGGCGAATTAAACGGCTCGACGAACATTTCCAAGGAAGAATCGGTTTTGAGTGAGAATATTTTCGCTCGACTGAAAAATATTCCTTTGGTAAACGCATACGAAGCTTATCAGATTCTGGACAATGAATGGCTTAAAATAGCCGTTGATCTTGAAATTATCCAGACGGAAGGCTTTGCGGCGGTCAAGCAAGTGGATCCGAACATGGTTGTCAAGAAAAAGGACAACAAGGAATATGAAGTTCAAGATGGCTGGGTAGGCCATGTGCTGCCTTTTGATTTGGTGCAGTCCAAACTGTTGTCGGCAGAACATGCTTCGCTGAAGGCTGATGAAGAACGCCTTGCCGAAATTGTTTCGGGTTACGAAGAATCGTTGGACCTGCTGCCAGAAGACGAAAAGGAAAAGCCTTTTGTGAATGATGACAAGGATGCCTTTGTCTGGGCCGAGGTGAAAAAGACCATTAAGTCGGGAGACCTGGAGCCTGAAATATTGCAAATTCTCAAGAAGGTGCAAGACGATAACGGCGAAGAAAAGAAACTGAAAAAGCAGATTAAGGAAAAAGGCGAGCAGTTGATTCTTGCGACCAAGAAGGCGATTGAAGAATTGACGGATGAGCAAGCAAATGAATTGCTGTACGAAAAGTGGGTGGTGCCACTGGTAAATGGTGTGGCGAAATTGCCTGAAAAAGTGGTTGATGTTTTCGCTTCAAAACTTGAAAAGCTGGCTGAAAAATACAACACCACATTTGCAGAAGTTGAAGAACAGATTGTGCAGACAGAAACGGAACTTTCTGCAATGTTGGATGAGCTGACTGGCGATAAATTCGACAAGAAGGGCATTGCCGAATTCAAGAAACTGTTGGGTGTGTAATAACGGTGTCATCCTGAGCGGAGTCGAAGGATCTAGGGCAATTACAATGAAAACTATAGAACAAAAGGCAAAGAAAGTTCCGACAATACGATTCGCTGGTTTTGAAGACGGGTGGGTGAATAAGATATTTAGAGAATCTTTTACCTATTTACAAAATAACACTCTTTCGAGAGCTGAATTAAATAGTGAAAGCGGATTAGCGAAAAATATTCATTATGGAGATGTTCTTGTAAAATTTGGCGAATGTATAGATGTGGCTGAAGAAAAAATTCCTTTTGTTTCCGATGCATTTGTTGTTGATAAATTCAAAAATTCTTTTTTGCAAGACGGAGACATAGTTATTGCTGATACAGCAGAAGATGAAACCGTTGGCAAATGTACGGAAATGCAAGGGGTAAATGATGCAATCCTTCTTTCCGGTTTGCATACGATTCCGAGTAGACCAAAAGAAAAATATGGCTCAAAGTTTTTAGGATATTATTTGAATTCTTCTGCATATCGTAAGCAATTACTTCCTTTAATGCAGGGTGTAAAAGTTTTGTCTATTTCAAAATCAGCTCTACAAGAAACGAATTTGGTCATACCAAAAGATAATCAGGAACAGCAAAAAATAGGTTCGTTCTTTTCGAATATTGATTCTCTTATTTTGTTAGAACAAAAGAAATACGACAAGTTGATGCAAGTCAAAAAATCAATGCTCGAGAAAATGTTCCCCAAAGAAGGTGCGACCGTTCCTGAAATCCGCTTCGCCGGCTTCTCTGGCGATTGGGTTTGGAAAGAACTAGATGATATTATTGTTAGGATTG
This genomic window from Fibrobacter sp. UWT2 contains:
- a CDS encoding type I restriction-modification system subunit M, which produces MNKQQLAAKIWESANKMRSKIEANEYKDYILGFIFYKFLSDKEVKYLKGLGYTDADLDTVTEDDEEIVKNVQQNIGYFISYENLFSTWLKLKSDFNVSNVRDALSAFSRLINPSHKKVFDKVFDTLQTGLSKLGDTSNTQTKSISDLLHLIKDIPMDGKQDYDVLGFIYEYLISNFAANAGKKAGEFYTPHEVSLLMSEVVADHLKSRKEIKIYDPTSGSGSLLINIGQAVAKHMGKSDKIKYYAQELKENTYNLTRMNLVMRGILPDNIVTRNGDTLEEDWPYFDENDPKGSYEPLYVDAVVSNPPYSQNWNPADKDADPRYARFGLAPKSKADYAFLLHDLFHIKSDGIMTIVLPHGVLFRGGEEGEIRKNLIESNHVDAIIGLPANIFFGTGIPTIIMVLKQKRERTDVLIVDASKGFEKVGKNNKLRASDIKKIVDSVTKRLDVPKFSRVVSRDEIRENDYNLNIPRYVDSSEKTESWDIYASMFGGIPDKEIADLAEYWDAFPNLKSEILAPINSGYWKIKATDVKSAVKNSADVLAFTKKYATAFKGFDKYLNGELNGSTNISKEESVLSENIFARLKNIPLVNAYEAYQILDNEWLKIAVDLEIIQTEGFAAVKQVDPNMVVKKKDNKEYEVQDGWVGHVLPFDLVQSKLLSAEHASLKADEERLAEIVSGYEESLDLLPEDEKEKPFVNDDKDAFVWAEVKKTIKSGDLEPEILQILKKVQDDNGEEKKLKKQIKEKGEQLILATKKAIEELTDEQANELLYEKWVVPLVNGVAKLPEKVVDVFASKLEKLAEKYNTTFAEVEEQIVQTETELSAMLDELTGDKFDKKGIAEFKKLLGV
- a CDS encoding restriction endonuclease subunit S, with product MKTIEQKAKKVPTIRFAGFEDGWVNKIFRESFTYLQNNTLSRAELNSESGLAKNIHYGDVLVKFGECIDVAEEKIPFVSDAFVVDKFKNSFLQDGDIVIADTAEDETVGKCTEMQGVNDAILLSGLHTIPSRPKEKYGSKFLGYYLNSSAYRKQLLPLMQGVKVLSISKSALQETNLVIPKDNQEQQKIGSFFSNIDSLILLEQKKYDKLMQVKKSMLEKMFPKEGATVPEIRFAGFSGDWVWKELDDIIVRIATGLNPRDNFKLNSGGSNYYVTIKNFEHGHLYLDEKCDRIDDCALQLIQARSDLQKDDLLFSSIGRIGDCYLIKNNPQNWNINESVFTLRPNKAIAASNYLFHVVHCDIVLSQILDSVTGSTFKSIKIGDLKKALIPIPCKEEQIQIANYLDNLDSLISLQQRKLEKLKNIKKSLLEKMFV